A single window of Nocardioides kongjuensis DNA harbors:
- a CDS encoding 5-guanidino-2-oxopentanoate decarboxylase, producing MTDMTTMTGGEALVASLAAHGVEVAFGIPGTHNLEIYKHLPAHGVRHVSTRHEQGAGYAADGYARTTGRVGVAIVTSGPALLNAATAVGQAYSDSIPVLVVSPGLPLRHPATGNGLLHETRDQQAAMAAVAAASLRPTSVAEIPTAVAQAFSIMTSGRPRPVHLEVPLDVLEESAEVALVAPVLAAPAPAPEASVAAAAAMLASATAPVVLVGGGARGAAAQVRALAERLGALVVSTTNGKGVLPEDHPLALGAGIHLPAVEALVDESDVVVAVGTELAPADLWYGALPVAGKLVRVDVDPVGMLTNATPTVAVLGDAALALDALLGAIGPGEPARPDAGAWRERKAKDAQAEGAEWLDVVAALTAAVPRDVVMATDNAMACYLGTLANLATHTPASYLFPTGYGTLGFGLPAGIGAKVGNPDRPVVAMLGDGGVMFTVAELATAAELRIALPVVVVDNSGYGEIRNEMAERRDPVHAVTFPAPDFAALGRSVGCHGVTVDLGRDGTPADLTTAVRDALVAERPTVIHVRMPHDVSREGGAR from the coding sequence ATGACCGACATGACGACCATGACCGGGGGAGAGGCGCTGGTCGCCTCCCTCGCAGCGCACGGCGTCGAGGTCGCCTTCGGCATCCCCGGCACCCACAACCTCGAGATCTACAAGCACCTGCCGGCCCACGGCGTGCGGCACGTCAGCACCCGCCACGAGCAGGGTGCCGGGTACGCCGCCGACGGCTACGCCCGCACCACCGGCCGCGTCGGCGTCGCGATCGTCACCAGTGGTCCTGCCCTGCTCAACGCGGCGACCGCGGTCGGGCAGGCGTACTCGGACTCGATCCCGGTCCTCGTCGTCTCGCCGGGCCTGCCGCTGCGACACCCGGCGACCGGCAACGGGCTGCTCCACGAGACCCGGGACCAGCAGGCCGCGATGGCCGCCGTGGCCGCGGCCAGCCTGCGCCCGACCAGCGTCGCCGAGATCCCGACGGCCGTCGCCCAGGCGTTCTCGATCATGACCTCGGGCCGGCCGCGCCCGGTGCACCTCGAGGTCCCGCTCGACGTGCTGGAGGAGAGTGCCGAGGTCGCCCTCGTGGCACCGGTCCTCGCCGCACCCGCGCCGGCCCCGGAGGCCTCCGTCGCCGCTGCCGCGGCGATGCTCGCGTCCGCCACGGCTCCCGTGGTGCTGGTCGGCGGCGGAGCCCGGGGGGCGGCCGCGCAGGTGCGGGCGCTCGCCGAGCGCCTCGGTGCGCTCGTCGTCTCGACCACCAACGGCAAGGGCGTGCTGCCCGAGGACCACCCGCTCGCCCTGGGGGCCGGCATCCACCTGCCGGCCGTCGAGGCGCTCGTCGACGAGTCCGACGTCGTCGTCGCGGTCGGCACCGAGCTCGCCCCCGCGGACCTCTGGTACGGCGCCCTGCCGGTCGCCGGCAAGCTCGTGCGCGTCGACGTCGACCCGGTCGGCATGCTCACCAACGCGACGCCGACGGTCGCCGTGCTCGGTGACGCAGCACTCGCGCTCGACGCCCTGCTCGGCGCCATCGGCCCGGGGGAGCCGGCCCGGCCGGACGCCGGTGCCTGGCGCGAGCGCAAGGCCAAGGACGCGCAGGCGGAGGGAGCCGAGTGGCTCGACGTCGTCGCGGCGCTCACGGCCGCCGTACCGCGCGACGTGGTGATGGCGACCGACAACGCGATGGCGTGCTACCTCGGCACGCTCGCGAACCTCGCCACGCACACCCCGGCGTCGTACCTGTTCCCGACGGGCTACGGCACCCTCGGCTTCGGCCTGCCGGCCGGCATCGGCGCCAAGGTCGGCAACCCGGACCGACCCGTCGTGGCGATGCTGGGCGACGGCGGCGTCATGTTCACCGTCGCCGAGCTCGCCACCGCCGCGGAGCTGCGGATCGCGCTGCCGGTCGTGGTCGTCGACAACTCCGGGTACGGCGAGATCCGCAACGAGATGGCCGAGCGCCGCGACCCGGTCCACGCAGTGACCTTCCCGGCGCCCGACTTCGCGGCGCTCGGCCGCTCGGTCGGCTGCCACGGTGTCACGGTCGACCTCGGTCGCGACGGCACGCCCGCCGACCTCACCACCGCGGTCCGCGACGCCCTCGTCGCCGAACGGCCCACCGTGATCCACGTCCGCATGCCCCATGACGTCTCCCGTGAAGGAGGAGCCCGATGA
- a CDS encoding Glu/Leu/Phe/Val dehydrogenase dimerization domain-containing protein produces MTNPESLLEITWTDPVTGRKGYVVIDTLVRGLASGGLRLREGCSLAEVRGLAQGMTRKEALVYDPADRYLPLGGGKGGIDIDPADPQATEVLHRFLAAVLPVVREQWNTGEDFGLRQETIDKVAADLGLPSTVEAVFATLDDAPAARERLATAFADIVGGISLGDLVGGYGVAQAALVAAERQGIEAGGATAVVQGFGSIGGAAARYLAEAGVTVVAVADRDGLIRDDRGLDVEALLAARDGLGVIARDALPDGVELGDRDAWLEVPCDLLVPAAMSYVIGPDDVDRVRARIVVEGANMPTLPEAEAALVARGIPVVPDFLANVMTNAWWWWVVFGDVAPTAESSYDKIRTVMRRLVTEVGEAADASGRTLRECALELTARNSAALRERFGVTG; encoded by the coding sequence ATGACCAACCCCGAGAGCCTGCTGGAGATCACCTGGACCGACCCGGTCACCGGCCGCAAGGGGTACGTCGTCATCGACACCCTCGTGCGCGGCCTGGCCAGCGGCGGCCTGCGCCTGCGCGAGGGCTGCTCGCTGGCCGAGGTGCGCGGCCTCGCGCAGGGGATGACCCGCAAGGAGGCGCTCGTCTACGACCCCGCGGACCGCTACCTGCCGCTCGGCGGCGGCAAGGGCGGCATCGACATCGACCCGGCCGACCCGCAGGCCACCGAAGTGCTGCACCGCTTCCTCGCGGCCGTCCTGCCCGTCGTGCGGGAGCAGTGGAACACCGGTGAGGACTTCGGCCTGCGCCAGGAGACGATCGACAAGGTGGCCGCCGACCTGGGCCTGCCCTCGACGGTCGAGGCGGTGTTCGCGACCCTCGACGACGCGCCCGCCGCCCGCGAGCGCCTGGCCACCGCCTTCGCCGACATCGTCGGTGGCATCTCGCTCGGTGACCTCGTCGGCGGGTACGGCGTCGCGCAGGCGGCCCTCGTCGCGGCCGAGCGCCAGGGCATCGAGGCCGGCGGGGCCACCGCGGTGGTGCAGGGCTTCGGCTCCATCGGCGGCGCGGCCGCGCGCTACCTCGCCGAGGCGGGCGTCACGGTGGTCGCCGTCGCCGACCGCGACGGGCTGATCCGCGACGACCGCGGGCTCGACGTCGAGGCGCTGCTGGCAGCCCGCGACGGCCTGGGCGTCATCGCGCGGGACGCACTGCCCGACGGTGTCGAGCTCGGGGACCGCGACGCGTGGCTCGAGGTGCCGTGCGACCTGCTCGTGCCGGCCGCGATGTCCTACGTGATCGGGCCCGACGACGTCGACCGGGTCCGGGCCCGGATCGTGGTCGAGGGCGCCAACATGCCGACCCTGCCCGAGGCGGAGGCGGCCCTCGTCGCGCGCGGGATCCCCGTCGTACCGGACTTCCTGGCCAACGTGATGACCAACGCCTGGTGGTGGTGGGTCGTGTTCGGCGACGTCGCGCCGACCGCGGAGTCGTCCTACGACAAGATCCGCACGGTCATGCGCCGCCTCGTCACCGAGGTCGGCGAGGCCGCCGACGCCTCCGGCCGCACCCTGCGGGAGTGCGCGCTCGAGCTGACCGCGCGCAACTCGGCCGCCCTGCGGGAGCGGTTCGGGGTCACGGGGTGA
- a CDS encoding EamA family transporter, translated as MTVVVAEGQRTRRTAALALVAVTAVWGSTFGLSKDLITRLPVADYLGPRYLVAATVLLTVCPRLLRGMTPHTLKVGIGLGTLYAAAQLLQFHGLAHTAPTVSAFVVAMYVVFTPLLAATVPGRGVDRSTWLAVAVATAGVGVMSLRGWAFGGGEAMTLLAALLYAVHILALGRWARAGEAFAVTFLQLATMGVLLTTVGAADGLTLPSRADLPTFAYLAVFAGTITLLVQTWAQGHLDSGQAAVLMVLEPVWAAVFGALLWHEALGPRTLGGGALVLAAMLMVVARPAAEPLPEPPTSHA; from the coding sequence GTGACGGTCGTCGTCGCGGAGGGACAGCGGACCCGTCGTACCGCTGCGCTCGCGCTGGTCGCGGTCACCGCGGTGTGGGGCTCGACCTTCGGGTTGTCCAAGGACCTGATCACGCGCCTGCCCGTGGCCGACTACCTCGGGCCGCGCTACCTGGTCGCTGCCACGGTCCTGCTCACCGTCTGTCCGCGGCTGCTGCGCGGCATGACGCCGCACACGCTGAAGGTCGGGATCGGCCTCGGCACGCTGTACGCCGCCGCACAGCTGCTGCAGTTCCACGGCCTCGCCCACACGGCACCGACGGTGTCGGCGTTCGTGGTCGCCATGTACGTCGTGTTCACGCCGCTCCTCGCAGCCACCGTCCCGGGGCGCGGGGTCGACCGGAGCACCTGGCTGGCCGTGGCGGTCGCGACCGCCGGTGTGGGCGTGATGTCCCTGCGGGGCTGGGCGTTCGGAGGCGGCGAGGCGATGACGCTCCTGGCGGCGCTGCTGTACGCCGTGCACATCCTGGCCCTCGGGCGCTGGGCCCGGGCGGGCGAGGCGTTCGCGGTCACCTTCCTCCAGCTCGCGACCATGGGCGTGCTGCTCACCACGGTGGGGGCGGCCGACGGCCTGACCCTGCCCAGCCGCGCGGACCTGCCGACCTTCGCCTACCTCGCGGTCTTCGCGGGCACGATCACCCTGCTCGTGCAGACGTGGGCCCAGGGCCACCTCGACTCCGGCCAGGCCGCGGTGCTGATGGTCCTCGAGCCGGTGTGGGCCGCCGTCTTCGGTGCGCTGCTCTGGCACGAGGCGCTCGGGCCGCGCACCCTGGGCGGTGGCGCCCTGGTCCTCGCGGCGATGCTCATGGTCGTCGCCCGGCCGGCCGCCGAGCCGCTGCCCGAACCCCCGACCTCCCACGCCTGA
- a CDS encoding NAD(P)/FAD-dependent oxidoreductase, producing the protein MPDVIVVGGGIAGASIGHELAGRGRTVCVLEAEPELARHTTGRSAATWIGGYGPPEVRRLTMASRPFLDDPSIDVAGPLLTPLPCLYVGGPDASPAAAADIPGVVVDPAEAERLNPLLRPGWTSVAVVDDTACELDVAGLHQGYVRALRAAGGELRLGARVSGAVREAGLWRLSLVSGDVLSAPVVVVAAGAWGDEVGRLLGSAGVGLEARRRTMFGSPAAVPLAGMPFTCDLEGGWYVKAEGELALCSPEDAEPHAPGDPKPDELEIARTIEALNEATVLGLRSVRTAWAGLRTFAPDGNPVARYDDDVEGLFWFVGQAGYGIQMAPALAVEAAQRLVAQPV; encoded by the coding sequence ATGCCCGACGTCATCGTCGTCGGCGGCGGCATCGCCGGCGCCTCGATCGGACACGAGCTCGCCGGCCGCGGCCGCACCGTCTGCGTGCTCGAGGCCGAGCCCGAGCTCGCCCGGCACACCACCGGGCGCTCCGCCGCGACCTGGATCGGCGGCTACGGCCCGCCCGAGGTACGCCGGCTCACCATGGCCAGTCGGCCGTTCCTGGACGACCCGTCGATCGACGTCGCCGGTCCGCTCCTGACGCCGCTGCCGTGCCTGTACGTCGGTGGCCCGGACGCCTCACCCGCGGCGGCCGCCGACATCCCCGGTGTGGTCGTCGACCCGGCCGAGGCGGAGCGGCTCAACCCGCTGCTGCGGCCGGGGTGGACGAGCGTGGCGGTCGTCGACGACACGGCCTGCGAGCTCGACGTGGCGGGGCTGCACCAGGGCTACGTCCGTGCGCTGCGCGCCGCCGGGGGAGAGCTGCGACTCGGCGCCCGCGTGAGCGGTGCGGTCCGGGAGGCCGGGCTGTGGCGGCTCTCCCTGGTCTCGGGCGACGTGCTGTCCGCCCCGGTCGTCGTGGTCGCGGCGGGGGCCTGGGGCGACGAGGTCGGCCGCCTCCTCGGCTCGGCGGGCGTCGGGCTGGAGGCCCGCCGGCGCACCATGTTCGGCTCACCGGCCGCCGTACCGCTGGCGGGGATGCCGTTCACCTGCGACCTCGAGGGCGGCTGGTACGTCAAGGCCGAGGGCGAGCTCGCCCTCTGCTCGCCGGAGGACGCCGAGCCGCACGCACCCGGCGACCCGAAGCCCGACGAGCTCGAGATCGCCCGCACCATCGAGGCTCTCAACGAGGCGACCGTGCTCGGGCTGCGCAGCGTGCGCACCGCCTGGGCCGGGCTGCGCACCTTCGCCCCGGACGGCAACCCGGTCGCGCGCTACGACGACGACGTCGAGGGACTGTTCTGGTTCGTCGGCCAGGCGGGGTACGGGATCCAGATGGCGCCGGCGCTCGCCGTCGAGGCGGCGCAGCGGCTGGTGGCTCAACCGGTGTAG